In Synechococcus sp. PCC 6312, one genomic interval encodes:
- a CDS encoding tetratricopeptide repeat protein, translating to MNHLPSLTMLDDYQLEPRLVAALAALNRQDYPIAIAALEAIKKQYGSTSWGVTAQLHLIQAYAAVGEFPQALALCDHLAELPQAKVRDWVEKARPILQRKAELSQSLALPTVLAPTPILERAISGQVLRQVSPWRLWVTQMACLGVLWMGGAWLNRIIIVQPLINFFSAWYSLDAWAWAMAWFLTGVLALVIGVGYPWAWVQLLRWKFSLKPLDLITLNTYSPESIKFWGRWAWSGFQPKPQLGFLPTAVPLIFSFGHLRRWVVISQGLLTALAADEIAILISAEIIQLRRGYNLLLGPMVFVRQLIYELYQTTAQCGNYFAHRLECLNRQHQDRQVDAGLIFLNRLIYGCGCVTTALAYGLVWLLEKIIAPAARVRFYFTDRATAAFTGHPNGLSQALIHLSQAMAEVVYQTREVSPLFESLSLVFPVHAAAAITYGSLQFPPQSRDWVKLTAWERQNPLKDWFSLFHSHRFLGIRLQALSIYAQKWQLKPQFEFGEQSQAWTGQRQFWRQLTPVWGLFLGLFLAILVWRGGEFALRTGAIGIKFWWFANLNLMLWGWGSLGLGLGILLRINAYYPEITTPVTDPQLLKPLIESPIALPLDSVPLKLTGRLLRMRGLEHGLGQGLWLETEVGLWQLRALGWWGPFSHLWRSPFGAWGDRQIEVQGWWRRSEVPWIDVEQARCLGSPGLVFWGRAPYWATAIFGLLVLFSLYTFLIAP from the coding sequence TTGAATCACCTTCCGTCCCTGACTATGCTCGATGACTATCAACTAGAGCCGCGTTTAGTTGCTGCCTTAGCGGCCCTCAATCGCCAGGATTATCCCATCGCCATTGCCGCCTTAGAAGCGATTAAAAAGCAATATGGCTCCACGTCTTGGGGGGTGACAGCGCAACTCCATCTCATCCAGGCCTATGCGGCGGTTGGTGAATTTCCTCAGGCCTTGGCCCTCTGTGATCACTTGGCAGAACTGCCCCAGGCCAAGGTGCGCGATTGGGTCGAAAAAGCCCGCCCGATTCTCCAGCGCAAAGCGGAACTCTCCCAATCCCTAGCTCTTCCCACAGTTCTGGCTCCAACCCCAATCTTGGAACGGGCTATTTCTGGACAAGTGTTGCGGCAAGTTTCTCCCTGGCGACTCTGGGTGACGCAGATGGCCTGTTTAGGGGTTTTGTGGATGGGCGGGGCCTGGTTGAATCGGATCATCATTGTTCAGCCACTCATCAACTTTTTCAGTGCTTGGTATAGTCTCGATGCCTGGGCCTGGGCTATGGCCTGGTTTTTGACGGGGGTTTTGGCCCTAGTGATTGGGGTCGGTTATCCCTGGGCCTGGGTACAACTCCTGCGTTGGAAGTTCTCACTCAAGCCATTGGATTTAATTACCTTAAATACCTACAGCCCAGAAAGTATCAAGTTTTGGGGCCGCTGGGCCTGGTCTGGGTTTCAGCCGAAGCCGCAACTAGGGTTTTTACCCACTGCTGTTCCCTTAATTTTTAGTTTTGGACACTTGCGGCGTTGGGTGGTGATCAGTCAGGGGCTACTAACGGCTTTGGCCGCCGATGAAATTGCCATCCTCATCAGTGCTGAAATCATCCAACTCCGGCGAGGCTATAATCTGTTGCTGGGGCCAATGGTTTTTGTGCGGCAACTCATCTATGAGCTTTATCAAACCACTGCCCAATGTGGGAACTATTTTGCCCACCGCTTGGAATGCCTTAACCGTCAGCACCAAGACCGTCAAGTTGATGCGGGGCTAATATTCTTAAATCGGCTTATTTATGGCTGCGGCTGTGTCACAACGGCCTTGGCCTATGGCCTGGTCTGGCTTTTGGAAAAAATCATTGCTCCAGCCGCGCGGGTTCGGTTCTACTTCACAGATCGGGCGACGGCCGCCTTTACAGGCCATCCCAATGGCTTAAGCCAGGCCCTGATTCATCTCAGTCAGGCCATGGCAGAGGTGGTGTATCAGACAAGAGAGGTTTCACCCCTATTTGAGTCGTTGAGCTTGGTTTTTCCCGTTCATGCCGCTGCGGCGATCACCTATGGGAGTCTCCAGTTTCCACCCCAGTCGCGAGATTGGGTCAAGCTGACGGCCTGGGAGCGGCAAAATCCCCTTAAAGATTGGTTTAGCTTGTTTCACTCTCATCGCTTTTTGGGTATCCGGCTCCAGGCCCTGAGTATCTACGCCCAAAAGTGGCAATTAAAACCCCAATTTGAGTTTGGTGAGCAGTCCCAAGCCTGGACAGGACAACGGCAATTTTGGCGACAGTTAACTCCAGTTTGGGGCTTATTCCTGGGATTATTTCTAGCCATTTTGGTGTGGCGGGGGGGAGAGTTTGCCTTACGCACCGGGGCAATTGGAATTAAGTTTTGGTGGTTTGCCAATTTGAATCTCATGCTCTGGGGTTGGGGAAGTTTGGGGCTGGGCCTGGGAATTTTGTTACGGATTAACGCCTATTATCCAGAAATTACCACGCCTGTTACTGATCCCCAGTTACTAAAACCCCTGATTGAAAGCCCCATTGCTTTGCCCTTAGATAGTGTGCCGCTAAAGTTGACGGGGCGGTTATTACGGATGCGGGGTTTAGAGCATGGCTTAGGCCAAGGGCTGTGGCTAGAAACAGAAGTCGGGCTTTGGCAACTGCGGGCTTTGGGGTGGTGGGGGCCATTCAGCCATCTGTGGAGAAGTCCGTTTGGGGCCTGGGGAGATCGCCAAATTGAGGTGCAGGGGTGGTGGCGGCGTAGCGAAGTTCCCTGGATTGATGTTGAACAGGCTCGTTGTTTGGGGAGTCCAGGCCTGGTCTTTTGGGGACGCGCACCCTATTGGGCTACGGCGATTTTTGGATTATTAGTATTGTTTAGTCTTTACACCTTTTTGATTGCTCCTTGA
- a CDS encoding sodium:proton antiporter: MIPLPLLSNLMPPLTSPPATGIELVNIYGLVQTFIILLLVATGVALVSRRLGFPYVIGLVVAGLLIPKPTLPSNVGLNPELVLNLFLPILIFEAALNTDASRLKRNLLPIGLLAGPGTIVAALITGGLFKVAFDWPWIPTLAAAVILTITDTVSVIAAFRVVPVPPRLSTIVEGESLFNDAVALVLLSLITTVHEQGTFTPLLGLKQFLIAFPGGILLGLGLGYLCIGLFRQLEDPLSSLLLTVAVALGTFQVGTGLGVSGAIAVVTAGLVIGNWGLEHESTTAQSKLTLFSFWEYAAFGVNTFIFLLLGIEVDPKFVIAAVPIALLVIVMYQIGRAAVVYPFLYVLRWFDRPIPIRWQNILMIGNVKGSLSMAMALSLPRSMPFRTEVITLVFGTVLVSLIAQGLSLPWFVRKMKVAQRSESGLQIQTLQLNLMTAKAAQNQLKDLLQAGGLPQPLHDDLWNQYQAKILAAESELQSIYNADIQFPDDLGQRLYQNRLQRQLILAQKSAVTHGLRQGLLSQEVAEPYLQELNRQFMALSDD, from the coding sequence ATGATTCCTTTGCCGCTGCTGTCTAACTTAATGCCACCCCTGACGAGTCCGCCAGCCACGGGTATCGAATTGGTCAACATCTATGGCCTGGTACAAACCTTTATTATTTTGCTCTTGGTGGCAACTGGCGTGGCCTTGGTCAGTCGGCGGCTGGGCTTTCCCTATGTCATTGGTCTAGTGGTAGCTGGGCTATTGATTCCCAAACCAACCTTACCCAGCAACGTTGGCCTGAATCCTGAGTTGGTATTAAACCTCTTTTTACCGATTCTGATTTTTGAAGCGGCCCTGAATACCGATGCCAGTCGCTTGAAACGCAATTTACTCCCCATTGGCCTGTTGGCGGGGCCGGGAACCATTGTGGCGGCCCTAATTACCGGGGGTCTGTTTAAGGTTGCCTTTGACTGGCCTTGGATTCCAACCCTCGCCGCGGCGGTGATTTTAACCATTACCGATACGGTTTCTGTCATTGCGGCCTTTCGGGTTGTACCAGTCCCACCCCGCTTATCTACCATTGTGGAAGGGGAGAGTTTATTTAATGACGCGGTCGCTTTAGTCCTGTTAAGCCTGATTACAACAGTTCACGAACAAGGAACATTTACACCGCTTTTGGGGCTGAAGCAATTCCTGATTGCCTTTCCAGGGGGCATCCTCTTGGGCCTGGGCTTGGGGTATCTCTGCATCGGCCTGTTCCGGCAATTGGAAGATCCCCTGAGTAGCCTATTGTTGACCGTTGCTGTCGCATTGGGAACTTTTCAGGTGGGCACAGGGCTAGGGGTTTCTGGGGCGATTGCGGTAGTGACGGCTGGCCTGGTGATTGGCAACTGGGGCCTGGAGCATGAAAGCACGACGGCTCAATCGAAACTTACTCTCTTTAGCTTTTGGGAGTACGCAGCATTTGGGGTAAATACCTTTATCTTTCTCCTGTTGGGCATTGAAGTTGACCCCAAGTTTGTGATTGCGGCTGTGCCGATTGCCCTGCTGGTGATTGTCATGTATCAGATTGGGCGGGCGGCCGTGGTTTACCCATTTTTGTATGTGTTGCGCTGGTTTGATCGCCCGATCCCGATTCGTTGGCAGAATATTCTCATGATTGGGAATGTCAAAGGGTCATTATCAATGGCGATGGCCTTGAGTTTGCCCCGCTCAATGCCCTTTCGAACAGAAGTCATTACCTTAGTCTTTGGCACGGTGCTGGTTTCTTTGATTGCCCAAGGCCTGAGTTTACCTTGGTTTGTCCGTAAGATGAAGGTGGCCCAGCGGTCAGAATCTGGACTGCAAATCCAGACCCTGCAACTGAATTTAATGACAGCTAAGGCGGCCCAAAACCAACTCAAAGACTTACTCCAGGCCGGTGGGTTACCCCAACCTTTACACGATGATCTTTGGAACCAATACCAGGCCAAGATTTTAGCGGCTGAATCCGAACTCCAATCGATCTATAACGCTGACATCCAATTTCCGGATGATCTGGGTCAACGGCTCTATCAAAACCGACTCCAGCGGCAATTGATTTTGGCCCAAAAAAGTGCAGTGACCCATGGTTTAAGGCAGGGATTACTCTCCCAAGAAGTGGCTGAACCCTATTTACAGGAACTGAATCGCCAATTTATGGCCCTGAGTGATGACTAG
- the queG gene encoding tRNA epoxyqueuosine(34) reductase QueG has translation MTSPNSQPESITSATVKHQAQALGFHRVGISNVAQAVENPDSPVTLQKQRLQAWLEQGYAADMAWMGNPKRQDIFQVMPGVISIISLGLNYYTPHRHSDNPQQGKISRYAWGRDYHRVLGKRLKALCQWLTAQNPQVETKFYVDTGPISDKAWAEQGGLGWVGKHSNLISRQYGSWLFLGEILTNLDLEPDQPHGNYCGSCTRCLEACPTQAIVSPYTVDANRCIAYHTIENRQAQLPELISQNLQGWVAGCDICQDVCPWNQRFAQATDIPDFEPRPDLLAPPLTELATLTEPDWEQKFTASALRRIKPAQWRRNAQANLDRLNPQPQQD, from the coding sequence ATGACTAGCCCAAATTCTCAACCTGAGTCCATCACCTCTGCCACCGTGAAACACCAGGCCCAGGCCCTAGGTTTTCATCGAGTTGGGATCAGTAACGTAGCCCAAGCCGTAGAGAATCCTGATTCCCCCGTCACGCTTCAAAAACAACGCCTCCAGGCCTGGCTAGAACAGGGATATGCCGCCGACATGGCCTGGATGGGAAATCCTAAACGCCAAGATATTTTCCAGGTGATGCCAGGGGTGATATCCATTATTTCCCTAGGTTTAAACTACTACACCCCCCATCGCCATTCGGACAATCCCCAACAGGGCAAAATTTCCCGCTATGCCTGGGGGCGCGACTATCACCGAGTTTTAGGGAAACGCTTAAAGGCTCTCTGTCAGTGGTTAACCGCCCAAAACCCCCAAGTTGAAACCAAGTTTTATGTGGATACGGGGCCCATTTCCGACAAGGCCTGGGCTGAACAAGGGGGCCTGGGTTGGGTGGGTAAACACAGTAACCTCATTAGTCGGCAATATGGTTCTTGGTTGTTTCTCGGTGAAATTTTAACCAATCTTGACCTGGAACCCGATCAGCCCCACGGGAATTACTGCGGCAGTTGTACCCGTTGCCTAGAGGCTTGTCCCACCCAGGCCATTGTTAGTCCTTATACTGTTGATGCCAACCGCTGTATTGCTTACCACACCATTGAAAATCGCCAGGCCCAGTTACCAGAATTGATTTCCCAAAACTTACAGGGATGGGTGGCAGGCTGTGATATTTGCCAAGATGTATGTCCCTGGAACCAACGCTTTGCCCAGGCCACGGATATTCCTGATTTTGAGCCTCGCCCCGATCTATTAGCCCCTCCGTTAACGGAACTCGCCACCTTAACCGAGCCAGATTGGGAGCAGAAATTTACCGCCTCAGCCCTGCGCCGGATCAAGCCCGCCCAATGGAGACGTAATGCCCAGGCCAATTTGGATCGGCTCAATCCCCAACCGCAACAGGATTAA
- a CDS encoding Uma2 family endonuclease: MIATTQQVWTFENETRLAWMIHPDERYVLVYHGPDPDQFLRIGDSLDGEEVGPGIFNL; this comes from the coding sequence ATGATTGCCACAACGCAACAAGTTTGGACATTTGAAAATGAGACCCGCCTGGCCTGGATGATCCACCCGGATGAACGCTATGTTTTGGTTTATCACGGCCCCGACCCCGATCAGTTTTTACGAATTGGGGATAGTTTAGACGGGGAGGAGGTTGGGCCTGGGATTTTTAATTTATAG
- a CDS encoding segregation/condensation protein A, protein MATSFADTAIAVLIDLAERGEIDPWDVQVVDVFDRCLQELATGHYQDLHHSGQAFLYAAILILLKSDSLLGLEQAEPTLDFEEAADEHLVLPGLPVQLERHLQRRPVAPPPQRRRVTLAELIDHLKTMAVEVEKRTVNRPPRPTPVRRRPSNIKAITQLAHQENLTEMAHEVEALLQNQGLGEEWLDLEALLTLKNDRVGVFWALLFLSSQSKVELDQAEFYQDLRIRIYQADLLPSPVVASA, encoded by the coding sequence ATGGCCACCTCCTTTGCCGATACAGCTATTGCGGTTTTAATTGACTTAGCTGAACGGGGAGAAATTGATCCCTGGGATGTACAAGTGGTGGATGTGTTTGACCGTTGTCTCCAAGAACTAGCCACCGGCCATTATCAAGATTTACACCACTCGGGACAGGCGTTTCTGTATGCCGCAATCCTGATTTTATTGAAGTCGGATAGTTTACTGGGCCTGGAGCAAGCGGAACCGACTTTGGATTTCGAGGAAGCCGCCGATGAACACTTGGTCTTGCCTGGTTTACCTGTGCAGTTAGAACGTCATCTCCAACGCCGGCCGGTGGCCCCACCCCCCCAACGTCGCCGTGTCACTTTAGCAGAATTAATTGACCATCTCAAAACCATGGCCGTTGAAGTTGAAAAACGGACGGTCAATCGGCCGCCACGTCCCACCCCAGTCCGCAGACGACCCAGCAATATTAAAGCCATTACCCAACTGGCCCACCAAGAAAATCTGACGGAAATGGCCCATGAGGTTGAAGCTCTCTTACAGAACCAAGGCCTGGGAGAGGAATGGTTAGATTTAGAAGCCCTACTGACCCTCAAAAATGATCGGGTGGGTGTATTTTGGGCCTTGTTATTTCTTTCTTCCCAATCCAAGGTTGAACTAGACCAGGCCGAGTTTTACCAAGACCTCCGGATCAGAATTTATCAAGCCGATTTACTCCCTAGCCCCGTAGTTGCCTCTGCCTAA
- a CDS encoding 3'(2'),5'-bisphosphate nucleotidase CysQ produces the protein MSLSLESYRDLVIELAWAAADVLKEYEENPARWQIQAHADLSPVTLADQAVDELILNRLRDACGDQEFGYLTEETHQPGPPLPQPYVWVIDPLDGTKDFIQRTGEYATHIALVHQGRPILAAVAWPGRDTVYLAQVGEGSYRMTGTAPPYRLVVDQARAWEDLRILTSRSHATPELEAFLKQMPQPSRQKMGSIGCKIAAIAEQDADVYFMLPSRTSPKDWDLAGPELILTEAGGKLTRFDQSLLTYNQGDVNQAGGYLASNGQYHQQLCAMLQRA, from the coding sequence ATGTCCCTGTCCTTAGAATCCTATAGAGACTTAGTGATTGAACTGGCCTGGGCCGCTGCCGATGTCTTGAAAGAGTACGAGGAAAACCCGGCCCGTTGGCAAATCCAGGCCCATGCGGATCTTTCTCCCGTGACGCTGGCAGACCAGGCCGTGGATGAATTGATTCTCAACCGTTTGCGAGATGCCTGTGGTGATCAAGAATTTGGCTACCTGACGGAAGAAACCCATCAACCTGGCCCCCCACTCCCGCAACCCTATGTTTGGGTTATTGATCCTCTGGACGGAACTAAAGACTTTATTCAACGGACTGGAGAATATGCTACCCACATTGCCTTGGTGCATCAAGGTCGCCCAATTTTAGCCGCCGTGGCCTGGCCGGGCCGGGATACGGTTTATCTAGCTCAAGTCGGGGAAGGCAGTTATCGGATGACTGGGACGGCCCCCCCCTATCGGTTGGTCGTGGATCAAGCGCGGGCCTGGGAAGATTTACGCATTTTGACCAGCCGCAGTCATGCCACCCCAGAACTGGAAGCATTTCTGAAGCAGATGCCGCAACCCTCACGTCAAAAAATGGGGAGTATTGGCTGCAAAATAGCGGCAATTGCGGAACAGGACGCGGATGTATATTTCATGTTGCCCAGTCGCACCTCTCCCAAGGATTGGGATCTGGCCGGGCCGGAGTTGATTTTGACAGAAGCTGGGGGTAAACTAACCCGTTTTGATCAAAGCTTATTGACCTATAACCAAGGAGATGTTAACCAGGCCGGGGGCTACCTCGCCAGTAACGGACAGTATCATCAGCAACTCTGTGCCATGCTTCAAAGGGCTTAA
- a CDS encoding M20 family metallopeptidase, with the protein MLPQIKHLAETLQPRLLEIRRHLHSHPELSGQETQTSAYVAGVLSSAGVQLLPGPAGVGVMGEIPGNGQDERVLAIRTDLDALPIHERTNLDFASQRPGVMHACGHDVHTTVGLGTAMVLAQLQDHLPGKLRFIFQPAEEIAQGAAWMIGAGAMQQVSSILSLHVFPSIPAGEIAVRYGALTAAADDLEIQIMGESGHGARPHEAIDAIWIAAQVITNLQQAISRTQNPLRPVVLTIGQISGGRAPNVIADQVMLQGTVRSLHPETSQALPAWIEQIVAHTCQAYGATYQLDYHRRVPSVCNAPQLTQLLQEAAQEVIGKENVHTLPEPSLGAEDFSLYLDQAPGAMFRLGVGFADRPNYPLHHPQFDVDERAITVGVLTLAHAAWKYWQIAY; encoded by the coding sequence ATGTTGCCCCAGATTAAACATTTAGCAGAAACCCTTCAGCCCCGCTTATTAGAAATTCGCCGTCATCTCCACAGCCATCCAGAACTGAGCGGCCAGGAAACCCAAACTTCAGCCTATGTAGCCGGTGTTTTGTCTTCGGCGGGGGTGCAACTCTTACCAGGCCCGGCAGGGGTGGGGGTGATGGGGGAGATTCCTGGCAATGGACAAGATGAGCGGGTTTTGGCGATTCGGACGGATTTGGATGCCTTACCGATTCATGAGCGCACCAATCTTGACTTTGCCTCCCAACGACCAGGGGTGATGCACGCCTGTGGCCATGATGTTCATACAACGGTGGGCCTAGGAACGGCAATGGTTTTGGCCCAACTCCAGGATCATCTACCTGGGAAACTGCGATTTATTTTTCAACCCGCTGAAGAGATTGCCCAAGGCGCGGCCTGGATGATTGGGGCAGGTGCAATGCAACAGGTGAGTTCGATTCTTTCTCTCCACGTTTTTCCGTCCATTCCGGCCGGAGAAATTGCGGTACGTTATGGGGCCTTGACTGCTGCCGCCGATGATTTAGAAATTCAAATTATGGGGGAATCTGGCCACGGCGCGCGCCCCCACGAAGCCATTGATGCAATTTGGATTGCGGCCCAAGTGATTACGAATTTGCAACAGGCCATCAGCCGTACCCAAAATCCCCTGCGCCCAGTTGTGCTCACCATTGGTCAAATTTCTGGCGGTCGGGCCCCTAATGTGATTGCGGATCAAGTCATGTTGCAAGGCACAGTCCGCTCCCTCCATCCTGAAACCAGCCAAGCTCTCCCGGCCTGGATTGAGCAAATTGTGGCCCACACCTGTCAGGCCTATGGCGCAACCTATCAATTGGATTATCACCGGAGAGTCCCTTCGGTTTGTAATGCGCCTCAACTGACCCAACTGTTACAGGAAGCAGCCCAAGAAGTGATTGGCAAAGAAAATGTCCATACTCTCCCCGAACCGTCCCTGGGTGCAGAAGACTTTTCCCTCTATTTAGATCAAGCTCCTGGGGCCATGTTTCGCTTAGGGGTTGGTTTTGCAGATCGGCCCAATTATCCCCTGCACCACCCCCAGTTTGATGTGGATGAACGGGCCATTACAGTCGGTGTCTTGACTTTAGCTCACGCGGCCTGGAAGTATTGGCAAATCGCCTACTAA
- a CDS encoding NYN domain-containing protein, translated as MLSVINRLSIFVDGNNMFYAQQKNGWFFDPRRVLNYFTRDPATHLVNAFWYTGLKDVQDQRSFRDALINLGYTVRTKMLKEFYDDQQHKFSQKANLDIEIVIDMFNTVDQYDRVILFSGDGDFERAIELLRSKNTHITVVSTEGMIARELRNATDRYLDLNDLRPEIEKIDKSELILEKTA; from the coding sequence ATGTTATCTGTGATTAACCGTTTATCTATCTTTGTTGATGGCAATAATATGTTTTACGCCCAACAAAAGAATGGCTGGTTCTTTGATCCCCGGCGAGTTTTGAACTATTTTACTCGAGATCCCGCCACTCACTTAGTTAATGCCTTCTGGTACACCGGCCTTAAAGATGTCCAAGATCAACGCTCATTTCGGGATGCTCTGATCAACTTGGGTTATACGGTGCGGACAAAAATGCTGAAAGAGTTCTATGATGATCAGCAACATAAATTCTCTCAAAAAGCAAATCTAGATATTGAAATTGTCATTGATATGTTTAACACCGTGGATCAGTATGATCGGGTGATTTTATTTAGTGGGGATGGGGATTTTGAGCGGGCCATTGAACTCCTACGCTCTAAAAATACCCACATTACGGTGGTTTCGACGGAGGGGATGATTGCGCGTGAACTCCGAAATGCCACAGATCGCTATTTAGACTTGAATGATTTACGCCCAGAGATTGAGAAGATCGATAAGTCGGAACTAATCTTAGAAAAAACCGCTTAA